A window of Fusarium musae strain F31 chromosome 1, whole genome shotgun sequence genomic DNA:
AGTTGAGTCCGTTCCCGAGGGAGCCAGAGTGAGAGTTGCAACACCAGTGCCGGTGTTGATACCagtgatggtggtgaaagGGCCTGTGAAGCTAGAGGCAGGAGCAGTAACTGAAGGCTCGAGGATGACAACCGTGCCGGTGGGATCAGAGCCAGATGGGGCCAGTGTAAGTGTTGCAGTCAGACTTCCTGAGTTGACGCCGGTGATCGTAGTGAAGGGGCCAGTGAAGGTGCTTCGCGGTCCAGTTGTGCTAGGCTCAAGGACGATGACAGTACCTACTGAGCCAGTgccagaaggaggaagagtaaCAGTCGTGCCCGATGTGCCGGTGTTCACTCCAGTGATGGTTGTGAAGGGACCAGTGAAGGTAGTTGGCTTCGACGTCCCACTGGgttcgaggacgatgacagTACCGGTGGGATCCGAGCCTGAGGGGGGAAGGGTAACAGTTGAAGCGGCGGTGCCGGAATTGACGCCGGTGATCGTGGTGAAGGGACCTGTAAAGGTCGTCCTCTGCGCAGTTGTGCTTGGCTCAAGGACAATAACCGTACCGATACTGCCAGTGCCTGAGGGAGGAAGTGTGACTGTAGTTCCAGAAGAACCAGTGTTGACTCCAGTGATAGTAGTGAAGGGGCCTGTGAATGTGGTCTTCTGAGCACTGGTGCTAGGCTCGAGGACAATGACAGTGCCGACAGAGCCAGTACCAGAGGGAGGGAGCGTCACGGTCGTACCAGACGAACCAGTATTGATACCAGTAATGGTGGTGAACGGACCAGTGAAGGTACCCTTCGAAGTGGCAGAGTTGGGGTTGGGGGCACCAGAGGAAGCATGTCCAGATCCAGGTGATGTGTTCGTAGGGCCAATAACGATaacagtgccagtgccatcCGTGCCAGAAGGAGGGAGTGTCACAGTGGTACCCTGAGACCCCGGTCCATCAGCCGTGATAGTCGTGTATGGACCTGTGAAAGTCTTGCTTTGACTACCAGAGGGGACAACCACGATGACGGTTCCGCTGGGGTCATTGCCACCAGGGGGAAGAGTCAGAGTGGTTGGGTGACTTCCAGGAGGTCCGTTGTTTGTAATAGTCGTATACGGGCCAGTGAAGGCAGGACGTGTGCCACCAGAgccaccagagccagagccagagccaccAGAGCCACCCGATGGGTTGACTATGATAACGGTTCCAGTGTGGTCATTGCCAGAGGGGGCTCGGGTGATCGTAGTGGGGTTCGATCCGGGGTCGTTACTAGTGATGGTTGTATAGGGACCAGTAAAGTACGGTTCCGGGTTCCTAAGTGCAAGTCATCAGaactcatcttctccaagctcGAAGAACGGATAAACTTACCCAGTGATGTACCTAGTCGAAGTCTTCGTGATTGTAAATGCAGTGACCAAGGTAGTAGGAGCACCAGTGATAGGAATCGTAGTCCCATCAATAGTAAGCACCGTGTTACTAGGAAACACAGCACTAATACTGACAGGCTGAAGCCCAACGATAACCTCAGGCTGGACCTTGACGATAGAAACCCCATCAGGGCACTCGTCCGTAGGTCGAGCTTGGGTAGTTGAGCCCAGGAGCAAAAGCTCAGGGACGAACCGACGAAGACGCATAGTCGAAACGAATGACACCCAAAACGATTGTTGTAACAAAGAGATAAAGAAAGAGAGTGTTGGTGAGTGATATCGAGAGTTCTAACTGCAGAAGACTCTGATATTTATGGATAAGGTTCTGATTTAGGGGATGGAGAACATCACGAATGACTTCCCCAAAGCGAACATATCACTCGAGAGAGTGGCATGTTCAAGCTAGCTGCTAAGGTTTGCGTCGATGAGTTATTCTCTAAGCATCTGGGCAAGGGCGAAGACCTACCGTCAGGAATGCAAAGATGGTAAAGCTTTCAAGTGAAGTTATTTCCAGCCCACCTCGCTTAGAGGCTATATCGAGGATAAATCAACCGCATTCGTTATCCTCTCGCTTCATAACGCCACTAAATTCCTTGAATGTCATAATACTATCCTTTTCAAATATCCCTCTGTCTGCTTTAGGCATCGTAAGGTCTTGGTATGGTGTTGAGGGGGAACCCTTTTTAGTTGACTCGCTGGTGATGATTCGGAAGGCTCCGAAGTATAAGTCCTATTAACTCTAAACTAGCTAAGACAGAGGCGCTACCCGCTGGATCTGAGTGGGTGAAAGCGGATATAACGGGGGTTTGATAGGGTGGGAGGGGGTCTTGAGGGAGAGAATGTGTAACGATCCACGTTGGTAAGAAGGGCGTTGCCGAAACAGAACTTCTACTTCCGGTTATGATTTTCAGCTGAGTGTGCCCGTTGGTAGTTCCAATCATTGTCCAGAACAGACGAGTTGCAAGCCCAATCCGGATAGTCGGTTTAGAGAGACATCAGTTTTCCCTTTGCTCTTGCGGGGACTGGAAGTCGTGATGGTATCATGAACCAACGCAGGGGACATTCCGGCGAGTCTCGGAGGTTTAAGCGATGTGATTAACTTTGTTTTTATTTTcaaaggggggggggggggggggctaGATCAAGACTGAAGGGGATCGCGTGCCGGATTTGATGTGATTGCTGTCGAGAAGTCTTCACTGATGCGTGGTCTTTGTAAATGGTTAGAGACATGCCAACGCGAAAAACATAAATACTCCAGCCATCTTGTCACACCTAGAGAGTAGCAACGCACATATCACCGCTTCACTCGTTAATCATGTTGTTCACTCcgctcattcttctctttcccGCTGTTAGTCATGCCTCTTGGTTGCCCATCCGGCTGCCCATCAGGCGAGCACAGCCTTCAATCCCCGAAGACTGTACTGTGACGAGCACTCTTTCCCCTATCACTATGACCAGCATCTATCCTACCTCTACCATTGGACCCTATGGTTCCGACTCTGGTTCCGGTGGTTCCCATGGTTGGgatggctctggctctggctctggctctggctctggctctggctctggctctggatctggatctggatctggatctggatctggatctggatctAGTGGCTCCGAGGGCTCAGGTCACGGTCATGTGACAGACGGCGGCTCACTCATCTACACCACCGCCCTCCCAACCATCGGCCCCAATGGCCCAGGTGTACATACTTATACCATCACCGCCCCCTGCGCCTCGTCTGACTGCCAGAGACCTGCCCCCACCGAGTGTCCTCCTGGTTTCACCACCACAGCCGTTATCTGCCATGTCTGTGGCGAGCACCCGGTAACCACTACCTTGACTCTCCCTATCGAGTCAGCCACAGCTACTCAGGGGTCTCACGGTGGGGCCGCCAAGGCTGGCTCTACTTTGACTTCGGTTATCACGACCGCGGTTCACAAATCTGTCGCGCCTGTTTCTCCTGCTGAGAGCGTGTACCCGTGGATTTCTCGCGGTGGCCCTCAATTACCCGATGCCGAGAAACCCTCTCAGGTCCCTGGTGCCACTGGTGAATCTGGCAGTTCTGGTGGTTCAGATTCCGAGCATGATGGGGCTGAAAAAGGCGACGAATTACCCGACGGCCCTAAGAACACCGGCGCTCCCGAAGCATCCGTTGGACCGGGCGCTAGTTCTCACAGCACCACTGTGGATGCACCCAACGGAGCCCCTACTGCAGCGGGAACTGAAGCCGGGCACGGAGACGGAGATGAAGCGGGACTGGGATCGGCCTCTCCTTCTGATGATGACGCTAGCCCGTCAGCCGTTGTCGTTACTGGCCACGCACCCGATTCCAAGGTGACCAAATCCGTTGTCCTCAAAGCCGTCCTCTTTGCCGCAATGGTCTTGTATCCTCTCTACGTCTAGTCAGAAGGGTAAATGGTAACCGAGGTTGTCGAGTCAGAATGTGGCGTTTCTCTTCTCATAATAAATCGAGCTTTCAGAATTTTACAGTGCCCCTTGTAACCATCCAATGCATCTGAGACATGCAGGAGATCGATCTATTATTCATCCTTACTTAATACAATTCATCCACTTTTGCTCATTCCGAAGCCCCGCGATTGGTCAAGTGTTTTAAGCGGCTGAATCTGAATGTCTCGGCATCAGGTGGGGGACTCGATTGAGAGGCTCTTCCAGCTGAACAGGGGCTTACAACGGCGCCAACGATGTTCTAGCCGCTTTTGTAAGCTGTCAACTACAGGGCCAACGGCTAAACTGTGTCACTGATGACGACGTCAACGTCAGCCACACTTTTAATGGTTGGTTGTCTacgggaggaaagaaaactcaggacttCTTCCAACCCTAAGGAATGAATATCTTAGGTAAatctagcctaagcttaggggactctttgctaggtttattttgacacccttcATCTTTTCTTGGCCCCTAAGGGTTGTCTTGTAAAATTGTAGCAATATTTTCAAGACCAATATTTCCTCCGTTTCTAGTCAACAATTGGCTATTTTCGACTCTTTGCCCTTGAGTATCACTCCATCATCTGAGCACCGCCATTCTGTATCTCCCCCATCAAAGCATCATACCACGcatcaagagcctcatcaacattgAATCCACCGCCATCCAAAAACTCATTCACCTGGTTCACATACGCTTCTACCTCATCGCCCATTGAAAACATAATGTCGTCGCCAGGATTAAAAATAAGCCCCTGTGAAATTGTGCCAGAGGAAATGGTCGAGTTCATAGCCCCTGGACTAATGCTGGTGAAAATCGTCTTGGCGTAAACTTTGTTTCTCACAGCCTGGAACAAGTCTTTGAACTTTGCCAAATATGGCGCCCTCATATTAGCTATTCCGCGGTCGATTAAGCCAAGGCACATGTCAGTATCGTTGAAGTGTCGATGGGGCCTCGGGGTGTCGTCGCCGGTCTGTAATAGGGCCATCGCTTGCCTGCAGAACAAGCGTGTCAGTCACATTCCAGGGTTCGGCTCGTTTAGCTCGTTCAGCCTACCAGTCGCAGTACAGTGCCGCTAGTCCGACAAGGATAATATCATGTAATTGTCTAAAACATCGACAAATAGCAGAAATGCCATATTCGCCCTCGATTTTGGACCAGTGACTGATTGCAGTCGATGCAGCCTTTGAGCAGTAAGACGCCATTTGGCGTGATGGCACCATGAAAGTCGGCGATGGCCTGTGTAACAGGAGCTGCAAGAGACAGTActcaatcttcatctcggAGTACTCCCGAGATGGCTTCAGTCCCATTGCCTCCAATTGCTGCTCCCAGAGTTCAAGGTCTCGCCGGATTTGATCGGACGTCGCACAAATCTGCTGGAATGTAGTATCCATAGCCGTGCCGTTCGGCCCTCTCGCTATGTAGATCGACTCAAGGATGCGACCACCGATCCTCCGCAACGTAATCAAGTGACGAATAACTTCAATATTATGTTTGTGGAGAACAGGGGCCATGGAACTCTCAAGGGGTGTAAGGGCATCGAATGTGGCTGGTTTGGGTAACATAGTGTGGACTGCGTGGTCCCGAATGGATAAGACTCGACCTGTCAGGGTCGCAACTTGTCTAGGTTCCGAGGTCAGTCGAGTCAGAACTGTCGATTGGGCAAGACAACTAACCGCTCCAGGTTGTATGCACACCACCACGTCCTATTCCGGATCTCCAGTTCTTCAGGTGTGAAGCCCCAGTCTTTGTTGTGACGGTGGAGTCCTGCTTCAATGGCGGCCGACATGATGTACCGGCTGAGCTGCCAGAGGTCATTATTGTGGCTGCTGTGAGACGAGTCTAGCATCCATATCGCCAGAAGCAGCACTGCCTGTATCCCGAAGAGGTCCCTAGGGTGGTCACTAAAGTTATTGAAGAAGCGCAATGCGGTTTGGAAGTATGCATTGGAGTCGTTGAggtccatcatggctggagaCTGGTCATCTTTCGTGGTCAGTTGGCAGCTTGCTAGTGCTAGAATAGTAAACACGGTGAACTTCTCATGGTCATTGCACTGCCTGGGACTCTCATAGATACGCTGAAAGACCCTTCTCAGATGCGGAAGCTGTAAAAACGGCCACCAAATGTGTAACCTAGAGATGTAAATGCTAAGCAGGGCCCTTGCAATAGGCTGGGGCGGGAGTGCTGCAGTTGCTTCACACAGGGGCTGTTCAAGACCACTTCCCTGTCTCCCGGAATCCCACGATGGAACAAGATTAAGTTGTTTGAAGAATATCCTCGCAAATGTCGATCCGGCCGCGCTGCCGACTGAAGCAGCAGATCAAAGATCAGCAGGGTCTTCAATTGATCAACAAAATCGATCTTCACTTACCGTACTTGCTCCCTGAGTACAGATCTGATCCCCCGGTCGTGAGGAAACCCacctcttcagcctccttctgCAGATCAGCTCGGGGCTCCGGATTCACATCCGAAGGTCGTGAATCCGGCTCTGGTTCCGGCACGGTCTCATTGGGTGTTGGGACCAGTCTCAGTCTTGCCTCGAGGTCGTTGATTCGATCTTCGAGGGCTTTTACTACTGCGTATGGATAGGATACACAGTCTGTAATATTACAGGCTTCATTTTGGCGGGCGCATGCTGTACACTGCGGAACTCTCAGGTCACACTTATACTCAGTGTCAGCCGAGGATCTCGAATGAGTATACTATTGCCTGGAGACAAACTCACTTTGACCTTACGTGACCGACATCGACTGCATGCTTTTGAAACAGAAGGTTGAAGAGTTGAGAGCATGGAACATTATTGTTTAGGGTAGTGATATTCTGTTGTCTGTTTCCTCCTCAATTGGATGAATGACGGCCAGGTCAAAATGTCTCGCACCCATCCGAAAACAGTGGGGACATCATGGTTAACGCCATAACGGGATCGGAATTATGCGACTGCCGAGCCGACCGTTATCTGAGCGTTATCCAGTATCGATAAGCTCAGAAACACATGATGGTTTAACATCATGCAACCACAAGTACTGTCTATTCCGTGCTGTTACACGCCAACCTCCACCTTGAGCAATGaattaaatttttaattaaaactgATTAACTAGATtgattataattatttcttaCCCCAGATCATATTTTCAGTTAGCCTATCGCATATTCCAGAGCAACCTTGACGTTTCATAGCAACATACAGGGTAGTCTCGTGAGGATATGACTACGGGGTCCACTGATCATGTCGCGATCTTGAAGATAACAGTATGTCTCTGGCTTCCCAATTCTGATTCTCCAACGTTTTGCAAGTCCTTATGCTAATATGACTGCCTGATTACGATTAATTCCTAAGGTTCTGCCTCCGGTATTGTATCACAAAGTTGTAAAAAACGAACTCGCGCAATTCGGCACGCGAACATGACTCGTCTCGTTGGCCAGTTCACGATTGAGCAGGGTAAGATTGTGCATAATATCAATTAGCTAGATTTCATCTGTCTTGGAGAAAACTTCGTCTCTTCTAGTAAGTGTAACGGAAGTTGGGATTCTGCCAATCCGTCTTGTCGCTCCTTTCGGCCTCCAGTCCGATATCAGTGTCGTCATGAGTCTTGCCATATTGCTTGTTGCGCCTCCTGTTCTCCATACCGCAGAGAACATAATACGCCAAACCAGTGGCGGCCATCAAGGCAAATGCGAAAAGCATAGAGCCGATGCCCAGGGTGTACGTGGGTGCCTGTCTATCAAGGAAAAATTGAGGCCCGACGATATTGCCAACAGCTAGGAATCTTTTAGTTAGCGGGCGGTATCGACGCGAGTTATAGTGAAATGGTACATACCGTAAACGATCGCGATGGAGATGCCCATAAAACTCTTCTTTGTTGCGCCAGCAGTGTTGGACGACGAGAGACTGAGCAGGAAGACCCAAGGGACGTTGTAGAAGCCCATGAGGTAGACTCCTGCCAAAGACGCGTCGCGCTGCGTCGCAACATCGAGTGAGTGCACCATAACCGCTCCAACAAGACCCATCAGCGCACCAAAGATCCAGAAGATGCATCGAAGGTTCGGAATGAAGAACGCGATAGCTGTCAGAATAGCCTGGCTGATCATGGCAACCGCTGCCTGAGGAGTCGCCATTAAgacagtcttggtcttgctgaAACCATAcccagcgatgatgagagggTTGAAGTTTGTGATGCCCGCGTTGGCGAGTGCATAGCCAAAGACGCCGAGCCAGATGCAGTAACACTTGGGGTCCCGGAGAGCC
This region includes:
- a CDS encoding hypothetical protein (EggNog:ENOG41), translated to MTSGSSAGTSCRPPLKQDSTVTTKTGASHLKNWRSGIGRGGVHTTWSATFDALTPLESSMAPVLHKHNIEVIRHLITLRRIGGRILESIYIARGPNGTAMDTTFQQICATSDQIRRDLELWEQQLEAMGLKPSREYSEMKIEYCLLQLLLHRPSPTFMVPSRQMASYCSKAASTAISHWSKIEGEYGISAICRCFRQLHDIILVGLAALYCDW